A region of Nakaseomyces glabratus chromosome M, complete sequence DNA encodes the following proteins:
- the ACF4 gene encoding Acf4p (CAGL0M09273g~Ortholog of S. cerevisiae : ACF4 and Saccharomyces cerevisiae S288C : YJR083C) — MSERIVSNPIELHKLSLVDKQKGDTSGSSGAAGTGSGANDGNSNAGNSNAGNSNAGGAGVTGTPVKQRARPVVPIASPTKVKEEPKSEDGLYKLASKQREIFELEQKLKQARVELKQLEEEVGKSLGYAGMPQESLRNRLQKRIEEVNRSPNVIRTKQSMSNLIQRGNTLFMDGSSSARGATDRDMRTDQRRSAHAHAAAPAQAQPSAHRQNGPPLPSRPREPQKNFFKSIVDKFHEMTQEEEDFDDQTTSNHKDKYYIGETYGYDQDEEDEDPEDHGEPLEHINDIPTTLFKR; from the coding sequence ATGAGTGAACGTATCGTGAGCAATCCAATTGAGTTGCACAAGCTGTCGCTAGTGGACAAGCAGAAAGGGGACACCTCGGGATCGAGTGGTGCGGCCGGCACTGGAAGCGGAGCCAATGATGGCAACAGCAACGCTGGCAACAGCAACGCTGGCAATAGCAACGCTGGCGGAGCTGGTGTTACGGGTACACCGGTGAAGCAGAGAGCTCGGCCTGTAGTTCCCATCGCGAGTCCCACTAAGGTGAAGGAAGAGCCCAAGTCTGAAGACGGCCTGTACAAGCTGGCCTCGAAGCAGCGTGAGATCTTTGAGCTGGAGCAGAAGCTAAAGCAAGCGCGCGTAGAGTTGAAGCAACTAGAGGAAGAGGTAGGCAAGTCGCTTGGGTACGCGGGTATGCCTCAGGAGAGTCTGCGGAACAGGTTGCAGAAACGCATTGAGGAAGTGAACAGGTCCCCCAACGTGATCCGCACCAAACAGTCGATGAGCAACTTGATCCAGCGTGGGAACACACTATTCATGGACGGTTCTTCCTCGGCAAGAGGAGCCACAGATAGAGACATGAGAACCGATCAGCGCAGGAGTGCACACGCACATGCAGCTGCTCCTGCCCAGGCACAGCCATCGGCCCACCGCCAGAACGGCCCACCGCTGCCATCGAGACCCAGGGAACCACAgaagaacttcttcaagagCATAGTGGACAAGTTCCACGAGATGACacaagaggaagaggacTTCGACGACCAGACCACCAGCAACCACAAAGATAAGTACTACATTGGCGAGACATACGGTTACGATCAAGACGAAGAAGACGAGGACCCCGAGGACCACGGAGAACCCCTAGAGCACATCAATGACATTCCAACGACACTGTTCAAGAGGTGA